One window of Mesorhizobium sp. PAMC28654 genomic DNA carries:
- a CDS encoding lytic murein transglycosylase has product MPVRNAAKRFTSVMTAASLSLALLMSSGPAFADAGFRQWVAGFRATAVEGGVSGAVYDKAFRDIKDIDPVVLEKARTQPEFTAPAWDYFDNRVHDQSVAVGRQMAKKWGPWLDRIEARFGVDRNILLAIWSMESNYGEILKRDDIMRNVVSSLATLAYADPKRSKYARTQLVAALKILQTGDIDESHLMGSWAGAMGQTQFIPTSYQHYAVDMDGNGKRDIWSSIPDALATAANLLKKNGWQAGKTWGYEVKLPAGKLPSGSKTLSQWQALGVVRANGKPFKNGADKATLKVLDGRGGPAFLMVKNFSVIKAYNNADKYALAVGLLADEIGGSSGLVQDWKRPFTKLTFEERQELQKRLSQHGLYDGKFDGKIGDGSKNAILAFQAKAGLTQDGYPSMEVLKWLRQK; this is encoded by the coding sequence ATGCCCGTTCGAAATGCCGCGAAGCGTTTTACAAGCGTCATGACGGCCGCCAGCCTTTCGCTCGCCCTGCTCATGTCCAGCGGGCCCGCCTTCGCCGATGCCGGTTTCCGGCAGTGGGTCGCCGGCTTCCGCGCCACCGCGGTGGAGGGTGGCGTTTCTGGCGCCGTCTACGACAAGGCCTTCCGGGACATCAAGGACATCGACCCGGTGGTGCTGGAAAAAGCCCGCACGCAGCCCGAATTCACGGCTCCCGCCTGGGACTATTTCGACAACCGCGTCCATGACCAATCGGTCGCCGTTGGCCGGCAGATGGCCAAGAAATGGGGACCGTGGCTGGACAGGATCGAAGCGAGATTTGGCGTCGACCGCAACATCCTGCTGGCCATCTGGTCGATGGAATCGAACTACGGCGAGATCCTGAAGCGCGACGACATCATGCGCAATGTCGTGAGTTCCCTGGCGACCCTGGCCTACGCCGATCCGAAGCGGTCGAAATACGCCCGTACCCAGCTTGTCGCCGCGCTGAAGATCCTGCAGACCGGCGACATTGACGAAAGCCACCTCATGGGCTCCTGGGCCGGCGCCATGGGCCAGACCCAATTCATCCCGACCAGCTACCAGCACTACGCCGTCGACATGGACGGCAACGGCAAGCGCGACATCTGGAGTTCCATACCCGATGCGCTGGCGACCGCCGCCAATCTGCTCAAGAAGAACGGCTGGCAGGCAGGCAAGACCTGGGGCTACGAGGTCAAGCTTCCGGCCGGTAAACTCCCCAGCGGTTCCAAGACCTTGTCGCAATGGCAGGCGCTCGGCGTTGTCAGGGCCAACGGCAAGCCGTTCAAGAACGGCGCCGACAAGGCGACGCTGAAGGTCCTGGATGGCCGTGGTGGGCCGGCCTTCCTGATGGTCAAGAATTTCTCGGTCATCAAGGCCTACAACAATGCCGACAAATACGCGCTTGCCGTCGGTCTTCTTGCCGATGAAATCGGCGGTTCCAGCGGTCTCGTGCAGGACTGGAAGCGCCCCTTCACCAAGCTCACCTTCGAGGAACGGCAGGAGCTTCAGAAGCGGCTTTCGCAGCATGGTCTCTATGACGGCAAGTTCGACGGCAAGATCGGTGACGGATCGAAAAACGCGATCCTGGCCTTCCAGGCGAAGGCTGGCTTGACCCAGGACGGCTATCCGAGCATGGAAGTGCTCAAATGGCTCCGCCAGAAATAG
- the galU gene encoding UTP--glucose-1-phosphate uridylyltransferase GalU — protein MKRVRKAVFPVAGLGTRFLPATKAVPKEMLTVVDRPVIQYVVDEAREAGIEHFIFVTGRNKAVIEDHFDIQFELYDTLAQRGKDEQLARLQRLQPAPGQTSFTRQQVPMGLGHAVWCARELVGDEPFALLLPDMIMQSEKSCMKSMVELYEETGNNIIAVQECDPLEAHKYGIVGRGEDAHHGFRITEMVEKPKTGTAPSNLYINGRYILQPEIFKILEGQEKGAGNEIQLTDAMLKLEKQQPFYGYHYQGRTFDCGSPEGFVEANVAFALWRSDMNQNMAGVIRTLLDELKPSERRGAAF, from the coding sequence ATGAAGAGAGTTCGCAAGGCAGTTTTCCCGGTCGCCGGTCTCGGCACGCGGTTTCTCCCGGCCACCAAGGCTGTTCCCAAGGAAATGCTGACCGTCGTCGACAGGCCGGTCATCCAGTATGTGGTGGACGAGGCGCGCGAGGCGGGCATCGAGCATTTCATCTTCGTGACCGGCCGCAACAAGGCGGTCATCGAGGACCATTTCGATATCCAGTTCGAGCTCTATGACACGCTGGCACAGCGTGGCAAGGACGAGCAGCTTGCCCGCCTGCAGCGGCTGCAGCCCGCGCCGGGCCAGACCAGCTTCACCCGCCAGCAGGTGCCGATGGGTCTCGGCCATGCCGTCTGGTGTGCACGCGAACTGGTCGGCGACGAGCCCTTCGCGCTTCTATTGCCCGACATGATCATGCAGTCGGAGAAGAGCTGCATGAAGTCGATGGTCGAACTCTACGAGGAGACCGGCAACAACATCATCGCGGTGCAGGAATGCGACCCGCTTGAAGCGCATAAATATGGCATTGTCGGCCGCGGCGAGGATGCGCATCACGGCTTCCGCATCACCGAGATGGTGGAGAAGCCGAAGACGGGCACCGCGCCTTCCAACCTCTATATCAACGGGCGCTACATCCTGCAGCCGGAGATCTTCAAGATCCTCGAAGGCCAGGAGAAAGGCGCCGGCAACGAGATCCAGCTCACCGACGCGATGCTGAAGCTGGAAAAGCAGCAGCCATTCTACGGCTACCACTATCAGGGGCGCACGTTCGATTGCGGCTCGCCCGAGGGGTTCGTCGAGGCCAATGTGGCCTTTGCCTTGTGGCGCAGCGACATGAACCAGAACATGGCAGGCGTCATCCGCACGCTTCTCGATGAGCTCAAGCCATCCGAACGGCGCGGCGCGGCGTTCTAG
- a CDS encoding IS5 family transposase: MWTDITRAKHARKGLRYSSDLTDAEWMVLEPLLPPRSALGRPPKWSQRSIMEGVFYVLRSGLPWRMLPRDLPPVSTVQRYFYAWRDSGLWNTINHLLLVAVRVAAGREASPSAGVIDSQSVKTTESGGLCGYDAGKKIKGRKRHILTDTLGLLVGAIVHTADIQDRDGAPEVLASIRESFPWLRHVFADGGYAGEKLQTALRGKGGWTLEIIKRSDAAKGFVLLPRRWVVERTFAWFGRNRRLSKDFEQTIESSTAWLLLASVQLMTRRIANP; encoded by the coding sequence ATGTGGACTGATATCACCCGCGCCAAGCATGCCCGAAAGGGACTACGTTATTCAAGCGATTTGACGGACGCGGAATGGATGGTTCTGGAACCGCTGCTTCCGCCTCGCTCGGCGCTTGGCCGCCCGCCGAAATGGTCGCAGCGGTCTATCATGGAGGGCGTGTTTTATGTGCTGCGTAGCGGTCTGCCTTGGCGAATGCTGCCCAGGGACTTGCCGCCGGTATCGACGGTGCAGCGCTATTTCTACGCTTGGCGCGACAGCGGCCTTTGGAACACGATCAACCACCTGCTGCTGGTGGCCGTGCGTGTCGCCGCAGGTCGGGAGGCGTCGCCCAGCGCCGGCGTAATCGACAGCCAAAGCGTGAAAACCACTGAAAGCGGCGGGCTTTGTGGCTACGATGCGGGCAAGAAGATCAAAGGCCGAAAGCGCCATATCCTGACCGACACCTTGGGCCTGCTGGTCGGCGCGATCGTCCATACCGCTGACATCCAGGACCGAGACGGCGCCCCCGAGGTTCTGGCTTCTATTCGGGAAAGCTTTCCCTGGCTGCGCCACGTCTTCGCCGATGGCGGCTACGCCGGTGAAAAACTCCAGACCGCGCTCAGGGGAAAAGGTGGCTGGACCCTCGAAATCATCAAGCGATCCGACGCCGCAAAAGGCTTCGTCCTGCTCCCGCGCCGGTGGGTGGTGGAACGAACCTTCGCCTGGTTCGGCCGCAACCGACGCCTGTCCAAGGACTTCGAGCAGACCATCGAAAGCTCCACGGCTTGGCTGCTCCTCGCATCCGTTCAACTCATGACACGGCGCATCGCAAATCCATGA